In the Hevea brasiliensis isolate MT/VB/25A 57/8 chromosome 8, ASM3005281v1, whole genome shotgun sequence genome, GCAGCCCTTGGAATTCTACAAAAATGCAAAAACTTGACTTTTCTAGCCTTGGATCGCAATTTTCAGAATGAACAAATGCCCAGTGATGTGAATTTGCAGTTTAAAAATCTCAGGGTGCTCCTTATGCAAAATTGTCAACTCAGAGGTTCAATTCCACTATGGCTGAGGCGTTGCAAAATGCTGCAGTTATTAGTTCTCTCTTGGAATCTTTTGGGCGAAACAGTGCCATCCTGGCTAGGCAATTTCAATAGTCTCTTTTACTTGGATTTGTCCAACAACTTGTTCACTGGTGAAATACCAATAAGCTTGACAGGACTACAGACCCTCACAAATAGGAATAATTTAATTGATGGCAATGCCACAGGCATACCTCTATACAAGAAGACTGGGGGATCTGGTGGAAGTTTGCAGTATAAAAAAATTGGGAGCCTTCCACCAACTATGGATCTAAGTTATAACAAGCTGATTGGACCAATCTGGCCAAGTTTTGGAAACCTGAAAAGTATTCATGTTTTAAAACTAAAGAAGAATGAGCTTTCCGGGCCAATTCCGAGTGATTTATCTGGAATGTCAAGTTTGGAAATTTTGGATTTGTCCCATAACAAATTAACTGGAGAAATTCCCAGTTCATTGGTGAAGCTAAGTTTTCTATCCAAATTCAGTGTAGCATACAATCAAATTTATGGGGAAATTCCAACAGGAGGCCAGTTCTTGACCTTTCCATGTTCAAGCTTTGAGGGGAACAATGGTTTATATGGTGGTGATGGGGCTTTTACTTCATGTCAACTTGCCCATCTTCCTCTTTCTCCTCCTGCTACTGCTGCTACTCAGCCTCCCACAGAAAAAATGACTATTTTAGGTGTGCAGTTTGGGATAGGAGCTGCCATTGGCTTTGTCCTCACTGTTATCTTTTGCTTCATGTCTGGCTGGGTGATCGCGAAGCCAAAGGAAGAAAGAAGGAACTACCATCAGAAACTAAGGCAAAAGGTTTGATCCTGCATTTCTAAGTTGCAATTTGAAATGATTGGATCTCACTGTGATCACATAGAATAGAATAAAAAATGCATGCTTGCAGCAATATGTATGATATATCAGGTTCAAATTTGAACTCAATATGTCCAACTCCATCTCACATCCCAAGCTTAAATTTTTACATCATAAGACTAACCTTTATAGCCAAATCCAGTTGTGTAATCTTTTCTGTTATTCTTGATATAAGGGATCCCCATTAGCCCTTAATCAGCATTCTTATCATGCGAAGTCAATCTTTTCCATAGATTTGTATCATTTTAAATCTAAAAGGCAGCCATTCCTAATCGTTTATCATCTTTTCACCCAAGCACACTCGTGATCAACATGCTCAGTGTGCTTGATGAGTTCAGTGTGCACACTTTATTTGGCATTAAAACAATATATCATCAAGAAgaatagagagagagaagaaaatctGATATGAGAGCAGAAACTTCTGAAATAGTATATTGATCTCCCATATGTGTAATTTGTTATATAGTTTCTGTTATCTATTTCCCTTAGCTTATACTCTGGAATCTAAGAAATAGAATTCGTGCATGATTATGTGAAAATTCTTTTCTggcaaataatttatttcaaataaacccttactgctttttttttttttcctggctTCAAATAACTACGAAGGTGACACAAGTCCACGATTCTAAGatgtgatttttaaaaaataattttatataatcaaATTCTTAATTGCATGAATTGTTGGTGTCTTAATCCAATTATGTTAAGCTAACCAAGCTGTTATCATAACACTACCGTGAGAACAAAGCATATCCATCACTTACGTCAATGATAAAGCAAAGCATTAACGTGGGTTTAGGGATAGTGAAAAGTCCTTGCAAATGATTATTTCCGAGGACTAATCATCCATGCCCACATCACTGATATAGCGACTTGGAGAGAATCTGGGTTAAGAGGCAATTTCTATGTAGCCTACTTGCACAATAAAAAGAACTTAAAAGAAATGGAAACTCATCCATTTGCCCAACTCCTCTGTTTTTTCATGATCTCAGAACATGGATTACTTCTCAAACTCGTGTTTATCCTTTCTTTTATTGGCACTCAGTTTCCAAACCTATATGGCGTGCAATCCAAGTGACCTACTAGCTCTCAATGGTTTCTCCAATTGTTTGACATCAAAGATAGATGGCTGGAATAGCACTGCTTCTGATTGCTGCACTTGGACTGGTGTCACTTGTGATAATTCCACTTATTTAAGCAAAAGAGTTATTGGGCTAGAACTTGGGAACAAAAGACTCACAGGAATGATCTGCGAATCCTTGGCAGGATTAGACCAACTCAGAATCCTGAACCTCTCTCACAATTTACTCCATGGTACCCTTCCAGCTAAAGTATTTGGTCTGCAGAATCTGGAAGTTCTTGATTTGAGCAACAATGATTTTGTTGATTCAATACCACCAATTGGGAAGATGTCCTCAATCAGGTACGTAGACTTGTCAAAGAATTACTTTAAAGGTTCCATAAATGCAACACTTTGTGAAATCTCACCCCATATACAAGTTCTCAACTTGGCAAGTAACAATTTCTCTGGTGAAGTTTCAAGAAGTTTTGGGCAATGTACTTCTCTGCAGCATCTCTTCCTTAATAGCAATAGTCTGTCAGGAAATTTTCCTGAGAGTCTCTTGCAGCTGCAAAATCTTCATGTACTGCACCTTGAAGATAATATATTTTCTGGACAACTGAATGCCGAACTTGGTAACCTTTCTAACCTTGTTGAGTTGGACATCTCCTCCAACAGGTTTTCTGGAAATCTTCCTAATGTTTTTGGCAAGCTTGGAAAACTTGAGCACTTCTCAGCCAACACAAATATGTTCAGTGGCTACCTGCCCGAGTCATTGGTGAATTCCCCATCCCTTATAACTCTTGATGTGGACAACAATACCCTCAATGGTGCTATCAATATCAATTGTTCAGCTATGATTCATCTCGTTTCTCTAAATCTTGGTTCTAATAATTTCCATGGTCCAATCCCTGAAAGTATATCCTACTGCCAAAGCTTGAATATTTTAAATCTTAGCAAGAACAAACTCGGTGGAGAGATTCCTTATAACTTCAAGAACCTCCAAGCTCTGACATCCCTCTCACTGTCAAAGAACAACCTTGCAAATATATCAGGGGCTCTTGGGATTCTACAACATTGCAAAAACTTAACTACACTGATCCTTAGTATGAATTTTCAGGATGAACAAATACCTGGTGATGTGAATTTGCAATTCAAAAATCTCAAAGCGCTTGCCATTCCCAATTGTCAACTGAGAGGTTTAATTCCACTATGGTTGAATGGCTGCAAAAAACTGCAGTTATTAGATATGTCTTGGAATCTCTTGGGTGGATCTATTCCACTTTGGATAGGCAATTTCAATAGTCTCTTTTACTTGGATTTGTCCAACAATTCATTTACTGGTGGAATACCAATGAGCTTGACAGGACTACAAACCCTAACGGACAGGAATATCTCAACTGATGGAAATGCCCCATGCGTTCCTCTTTACAAGACTAGGGTACCCAGTGGAAGTTTGCAGTATAACAAAATTGGCAGCCTTCCACCAACTTTGGATCTAAGTTGCAACAAGCTCACTGGACCAATCTGGCCAAGTTTTGGGAACTTGAAAAGGCTTCATGTTTTGAAACTAAACAAGAATGACCTATCAGGGCCAATTCCAGATAGTTTATCAGGAATGTCAAGCTTGGAAACTTTGGATTTGTCCTATAACAAATTATCTGGAGAAATACCAACTTCATTGGTAAAGCTCAACTTTTTATCCAAATTCAGTGTAGCATACAACCAACTTTGTGGGGAAATCCCAACAGGTGGGCAATTCTTGACCTTCCCAAATTCAAGTTTCATGGGAAACAAGGGCCTAGGTGCCAGAGATTTTGCTTTCTGTCAACTTGTTGATTCTCCCAGAGAGCAAATGACAATTATAGGCCTGCCATTTGCAGTAGGGTCAGCAACTGGGTTTGTCCTCACTGTTAACTTCTTTCTTCAGGTCTGGGTGGGTGTTCCCAAAGCCAGAAAGAAGATGAAACCTATCAATAAATGAAAGCTGCTCTTCCATTGTAATTTATGTGCATTTCGACTTGGCTAACAGTACTAGAAGGAGTTATCTGGTCACCTATTAAATCACCTTGTGCACCTGTGAGCTTAATGATTCATTTCTTGTGAACTGCTATTCAAAAAACTTTTGGGAACAGAAACTTCAAGGGAAATTTGTAAGTTGCAGGTGCTTGTATATGAAACAGAATTTCTGGATAGGTGCTGGAGAGCATTTGTCGACCTTTTAAGTCTCTAAGAGAGCCTAAAAGCTGCAGAACAAGGGCCTAAGTGTTGGGGAAATTTGTATATTTAAGCTTCATGAAGAACAAGGACCAACAGGGACCTGGGCTGTAGATTTTTCTTCTTGTCAGCCTCTTTAGTCTCCTAAAGAACATAAGATAATCGAAGGTCTGCCATTTGATATAAGAGCAGAAAATAGCTTTGTATTCACtgcaacatttttctttttctttaggtCTGGATAGGTGTTTGCACCTTAATTTCATCCATAATCATTAAGTTTATCAACaaacttaattttatatttttatcattaaaatcactcaactctattatattattttatggtAGTTCAACCCAACAGTGCTAGAAAATAGAAGCTCATTACCTATCAAATCATTTTGTGGATTTAGGAGCTGAATCCTTCATTTCTAAATAAAAGTCAGACAAATAACTATAATATTACAGCTGTTGGGATCAAATTTTTCCAAAATGTTTGAGAATAAATTACTTTTTGGAAATTTTAgaggtaaattttgaaatttcggaTAAAGTAGGCCAAACAGAAATCTCAAAGCTTTGAAAATTTGATCAACTTTTATTGAACATGTAGATTGATTTGTATGACTAGAAATTTGGACAATTTTCACGGATTGTGCATGAAATTCATAATCACCAGATAAATTGTCAGGAAATTGAAGCAGACAAACATAAGTTCTTGTACATCTTGCCCAAACAACCTTCTGTTCAAGCTGGATTGGAGTTTGGTACTCGGACAGAAGTAGCTCAAATGGGGTTTCAAGCCATCTCAAATTCTGGCAATCAAAGTTGATGGGTGCTATCGGATCTCATAGAATACTGCTAATTCTAGTCCATTCCTTTCATCTAAGACGCAAAATAggaattcttttcatttttttttcttcaatcatTGATATTGATAAGAACTACGTCAAGTTTCATTCAAGATATTTTAAAATTCATAATCACCTTCAAACTTTTCCTTATGAAAATTGGATGTTCCTGTTACAAATTCCTCACAATCCTTCTAATAGGAAAAATATGAACAAGTGcttttttctataaaaaaaaaaaaaaaaaaaaaaaaaatcctatggtTCACAACTTGAACTTGAGCTTCTTTTAGCATTTTCCTTTTGTCAATGTCCATAACAAAATCCAATTATAAATGTTTGTTGGCCACTGGTAAAGAAGCAAAGGAGATTCAAAGTTCAAACTGTGTATCTGCTCATCTTATTTAAGTAAAAATAGAGAAGGTATTGCACACAAGATAAAACAAAGACAGTGAAGTATAACTTTGTATTCAATATGATTTTTCACTTCAAAAAAATTATTCCTGTGTTAGTGTTACTACAAGCTAACACAGTTACGAATAATTAAATATCAAATCTAAAAATCAAAATCTCTCTCTCGAGCAATTGAGCTCAACTGTCACCTGAAATAGGACATCATACAACATGAAATTTAAGCAGTTATCGACATGTAAAGTTGAAATTAgtagaggcccaaaaatttccacCAGACGGTTCCAACCGCTCCCCAGATGATGGCATTAACTAGCGCCATTACAAAGCCCATCTTGAATACATCAGGAAGATCTACATATCCAGctggtaaaaaaaaaaacaatttaatcGCATCAGTCAGAATGCAATCACGCATCATAAGAAGAAATCGTAAGTATCTAAATTACCAAAACAAATGATTCACAAAAAGACTACACTTTTTCCCATTCAACCAAATAtagaggggagagagagagagagagagagagagaacaatgGAGTCTTTAAACCATTTGAGCTGAATCAATGTCGTGATGAGATATTACATTGCTTTCACACCCTTGTCAACCAATTGAAACAAAAAGGAAATTAGAACATTAAATGATtcattttttggacataaattcCTTTACCACATGAAACAAGCATTGAGTTGATAAAAAGATTGTATTGCAAGCAAAGGGACAGACCTCCATAATATACAGCAGCCTGACCACTGCTGTAGTGTGTAATAGCACCAAAAagatttgtattgtaagctaaaGCCAGTGCTGCCAACACACCAGGCACCCCAGCTGCCAAGTGCATGGCAAGAAACGCAGAGTACAGAGCTCCCACATGACCGGTTTGACTGGCAAATAGATAGTGAATGAAGAAGTAAGATGCCTGAAGAACACCAAAGGCAGCTGGCCAGCTCAAAGAGAGAGATTGAAGGATCTTGGCCACACAACCAGACATCCAGGCTACGATACCAAGGTTTGTCAGTTGGCCTGCCATGCCAACCAGAACAGCAAACCAAGCCAAGGTATCCCAAGCTGACTTCTCACTTAAGCAGTCGGCCCAATCAAGCACTCCCAATAAAAGTAATATTGATAAGGCAATCATTGCAGCTACAACACTTGGTATACCAAGAGTATCTCTGCATGAAACACAAGCAAAAAATCTTATTAACAAGCAAAAAATCTTATTATAGTCTAAATTATCAGCAAATAACCATTAAAAGAAACATAATCTCTCTCGCTCTGTCTCTCCGATTCCCTCATTCTTGCTAGTTAATTTAATAAGCAATAGAAAAATATGATTTGTAGGGCATTACAAGCGTCAAGTCAAAACACTCACTTCAGAGATCTAATTTTCATCTTAATTTCCCTCAATAATGTGcttttaatatttcaattaacACATTCATGTTGCTTTACAGTATCTGGCTATTCTGCAAGTATGCAAACCTCTATAAAGATTGGTATTGC is a window encoding:
- the LOC110649462 gene encoding phytosulfokine receptor 1-like, producing the protein MICESLAGLDQLRILNLSHNLLHGTLPAKVFGLQNLEVLDLSNNDFVDSIPPIGKMSSIRYVDLSKNYFKGSINATLCEISPHIQVLNLASNNFSGEVSRSFGQCTSLQHLFLNSNSLSGNFPESLLQLQNLHVLHLEDNIFSGQLNAELGNLSNLVELDISSNRFSGNLPNVFGKLGKLEHFSANTNMFSGYLPESLVNSPSLITLDVDNNTLNGAININCSAMIHLVSLNLGSNNFHGPIPESISYCQSLNILNLSKNKLGGEIPYNFKNLQALTSLSLSKNNLANISGALGILQHCKNLTTLILSMNFQDEQIPGDVNLQFKNLKALAIPNCQLRGLIPLWLNGCKKLQLLDMSWNLLGGSIPLWIGNFNSLFYLDLSNNSFTGGIPMSLTGLQTLTDRNISTDGNAPCVPLYKTRVPSGSLQYNKIGSLPPTLDLSCNKLTGPIWPSFGNLKRLHVLKLNKNDLSGPIPDSLSGMSSLETLDLSYNKLSGEIPTSLVKLNFLSKFSVAYNQLCGEIPTGGQFLTFPNSSFMGNKGLGARDFAFCQLVDSPREQMTIIGLPFAVGSATGFVLTVNFFLQVWVGVPKARKKMKPINK